A single window of Nicotiana tomentosiformis chromosome 1, ASM39032v3, whole genome shotgun sequence DNA harbors:
- the LOC104109289 gene encoding uncharacterized protein isoform X2 — protein sequence MEEGLKGSSMCSTMKHELDLNRDPFEQTEPALTLTDSVSKQDLDLNESITEVCENDDECDVPKCVIADVDSEKAEGIVGEVGEEDPLMQVKLPEKNRVDIVVGRRRGRKKKVKDSTEDKTSCQVELENKGSSLMSGALRPSEERKCEEGTAVENGEVIKINVVCDGNGEPHGEVDASKGRGRRGRKKKEVKDSRRDDVSHDGDFLERGLICNGLVSLKGESGVSSPGRQIEQGVHDFVGVESGKITKISENSVDDISQVQVDKSNDKSEKRPGKRGRGRKRTEAEASECHDNDVTAGEQVDASSDGSKIKVRKRGRGRKRKDAEDVERPANDHVKRQKVNTVLSMGQFKRVLRSGTVAVIDGKKHVFGVKDAGVSSSKTENNIDPSDKKILKARNDGNARLIERGKQKPKGRRGRPPKMQGTSLTSSQKDKLRGPKRSMNDEKADGLVKGSKHLKVNQTNDVEEALGYEEGTEQANAEVNNEGPGNDGNKRLGSDPYHDKQSKSKGSKAEVKEFGVREQKQAVREQIIDMLMKSGWTVEYRPRLTKDYKDAIWYDPEGRQHWSVTLAYKRLKERVEAGAADDKTRSAFTPIPEDVFSTLFRGRKEKENKGKKKQTDVGCKASKKMTKKKQSAKGNLSVRTKTGNSLSVAVRRKKLGANTEDGKRRKPCALLARSSKGGGVDSDGDEFILYDGKRTLLAWMIDLGVIQSNAQVHYIYGGREKVKQEGKITGDGICCGCCGETLKLADFESHAGSELGLPFQNVFLQSGQSLLQCLVDSWNKQNEIDRIGFHSVSIVGDDPNDDTCNICGDGGDLICCDSCPSTFHQSCLDIQKLPSGDWRCVYCSCKFCGTFVRKSSENDVQDDMLVSELLTCHLCEGKFHLPCVPGDDALDIDSKDLTFCGKGCQKIFEGLQMLLGVRHDMDEGFCWTLLRNRDFGRDINLSDDPVEIECNCKLAVAFSIMDECFVPIVDQRSKINIIQSVVYSCGSNFRRMNYHGFYTVILEKGDELISAASIRIHGNQVVEMPFIGTRYMYRRQGMCRRLLTAIETALCSLDVEKLVIPAIPELIETWTKVFGFTPLEKSERQEMKYMSMMVFPGTDMLQKPLLKDQFSEGQGSNADAFSEVKLNQDDKGAILRVEPSLDVADGFLNDTSDLICDSTGSLKATSKDSHQIENVMGCLDLPVPNGYICDKTSTSDLSSLNSPLASQETSNEIMRSNLNDHKEVSVGAHILSLDSKSLQDVARLPPKSTEELESC from the exons GTTTCTAAGCAAGATCTTGATTTAAATGAGTCTATCACAGAAGTTTGTGAAAATGATGATGAGTGTGATGTCCCTAAATGTGTCATTGCTGATGTTGACTCTGAGAAGGCTGAGGGAATTGTTGGTGAAGTCGGGGAGGAAGACCCGCTTATGCAAGTGAAGCTTCCGGAGAAGAATCGAGTGGACATTGTTGTTGGGAGGCGGCGAGGGAGAAAAAAGAAGGTGAAGGATTCAACGGAGGATAAAACTTCCTGTCAGGTAGAGCTTGAAAATAAGGGTTCATCTTTGATGTCGGGCGCGTTGAGGCCTTCGGAAGAAAGAAAATGTGAGGAGGGAACTGCTGTTGAAAATGGCGAAGTAATTAAAATTAATGTAGTTTGTGATGGTAATGGTGAGCCGCATGGCGAGGTTGATGCCAGTAAGGGCAGAGGGCGGAGGGGGAGGAAAAAGAAGGAGGTTAAGGATTCAAGAAGGGATGATGTTTCTCATGATGGTGATTTCCTTGAAAGAGGACTGATTTGTAATGGCTTGGTATCTCTTAAGGGAGAGTCAGGTGTTTCTTCACCTGGAAGGCAAATTGAGCAGGGAGTTCATGATTTTGTGGGTGTTGAAAGTGGAAAAATAACAAAGATTTCGGAGAATAGCGTTGATGACATTAGCCAAGTGCAAGTTGATAAAAGCAATGATAAAAGCGAGAAGAGGCCTGGCAAGAGAGGCAGAGGAAGGAAAAGAACTGAAGCTGAGGCTTCTGAATGTCACGATAACGATGTCACTGCCGGTGAACAAGTTGATGCCAGTAGTGATGGATCCAAGATTAAGGTACGCAAGAGAGGTAGAGGGAGGAAAAGAAAGGATGCGGAGGATGTTGAGCGTCCTGCTAATGATCATGTCAAAAGACAGAAGGTGAACACAGTGCTTTCTATGGGTCAGTTTAAAAGGGTCTTGAGGTCAGGTACGGTCGCAGTTATTGATGGTAAGAAGCATGTTTTTGGAGTAAAGGATGCAGGTGTGTCCAGTTCAAAAACAGAGAACAACATTGATCCGTCTGACAAGAAAATACTCAAGGCAAGGAATGATGGTAATGCAAGACTGATAGAGAGGGGAAAGCAAAAGCCGAAGGGCCGTCGTGGAAGACCTCCAAAGATGCAAGGGACCAGTCTGACCAGTAGCCAAAAAGACAAATTGAGGGGTCCCAAGAGAAGCATGAACGATGAAAAGGCCGATGGTCTTGTTAAGGGCTCAAAGCATCTCAAGGTGAATCAGACAAATGACGTCGAAGAGGCTCTTGGGTATGAGGAAGGCACTGAACAAGCAAATGCTGAAGTTAATAACGAGGGTCCTGGAAATGATGGAAACAAAAGGCTCGGCAGTGATCCATATCATGATAAGCAGAGTAAATCGAAAGGAAGCAAGGCTGAGGTGAAGGAATTTGGTGTTAGGGAACAAAAGCAGGCAGTTAGAGAGCAGATAATCGATATGCTTATGAAGTCAGGTTGGACTGTTGAGTACAGGCCCAGGTTAACGAAAGATTATAAGGACGCAATCTGGTATGATCCGGAAGGAAGGCAACATTGGTCAGTCACTTTGGCATACAAGAGGCTCAAAGAGAGAGTTGAAGCTGGAGCTGCTGATGATAAGACCAGGTCTGCATTTACTCCTATACCGGAGGATGTATTCAGCACACTATTCAGAGGTAGGAAAGAAAAAGAGAACAAGGGAAAGAAGAAGCAAACGGATGTTGGATGTAAAGCAAGCAAGAAAATGACCAAAAAGAAGCAATCTGCCAAAGGCAACTTAAGTGTTAGAACTAAAACAGGAAACAGCTTAAGTGTGGCAGTAAGGAGGAAAAAGTTGGGAGCAAATACAGAAGATGGAAAACGCAGAAAGCCCTGTGCTCTATTGGCACGGAGCTCCAAGGGAGGAGGGGTCGATTCAGATGGTGATGAGTTTATACTGTATGATGGGAAGCGAACTCTTTTAGCGTGGATGATTGATTTAGGGGTTATTCAATCTAATGCGCAGGTGCACTACATTTATGGTGGAAGGGAAAAAGTGAAGCAAGAAGGAAAGATCACAGGAGATGGAATTTGTTGTGGCTGTTGTGGTGAGACACTTAAGCTTGCTGATTTTGAATCCCATGCTGGAAGCGAGCTGGGTCTGCCATTTCAGAATGTGTTTCTGCAGTCAGGACAGTCTCTTTTGCAATGTCTGGTGGACTCATGGAATAAACAGAATGAAATTGACCGTATTGGTTTTCATTCTGTGAGTATTGTTGGTGATGACCCAAACGATGATACATGCAACATTTGTGGTGATGGGGGTGACTTGATATGTTGTGATAGTTGCCCCTCAACTTTCCACCAAAGCTGCTTAGATATTCAA AAGTTGCCTTCTGGAGATTGGCGATGTGTTTATTGTTCATGCAAATTCTGTGGGACATTTGTCAGAAAATCCTCAGAGAATGATGTTCAGGACGACATGCTGGTCTCTGAGTTGTTGACATGCCATTTGTGTGAGGGAAAAT TCCATTTGCCTTGTGTCCCTGGTGATGATGCTCTGGATATTGATTCTAAAGATCTAACATTTTGCGGAAAGGGATGCCAGAAG ATTTTTGAGGGCCTGCAGATGCTTCTTGGTGTAAGGCATGACATGGATGAAGGATTTTGTTGGACACTTCTTCGAAATCGTGATTTTGGCAGGGATATAAATTTGAGTGATGATCCAGTTGAAATTGAGTGCAATTGCAAATTAGCTGTTGCTTTCTCCATTATGGATGAGTGTTTTGTGCCCATTGTTGACCAGCGAAGTAAAATCAATATAATTCAGAGCGTTGTTTATAGCTGTGG GTCAAACTTTAGGCGAATGAACTACCATGGGTTCTATACTGTTATTCTGGAGAAGGGTGATGAACTTATCTCTGCTGCATCCATAAG GATTCATGGGAACCAGGTTGTTGAGATGCCATTTATTGGAACAAGATATATGTATCGTCGTCAAGGAATGTGCCGTCGGCTTCTCACTGCAATTGAAACG GCTCTTTGTTCTCTTGATGTTGAGAAGCTGGTTATACCTGCTATACCAGAACTTATTGAGACATGGACAAAGGTTTTTGGTTTTACACCCCTTGAAAAATCAGAGAGACAGGAGATGAAGTATATGAGTATGATGGTGTTCCCTGGTACGGATATGTTACAGAAGCCTCTATTGAAGGATCAGTTTAGTGAAGGCCA AGGGTCCAATGCTGATGCTTTCTCTGAAGTCAAACTCAACCAGGATGATAAAGGTGCTATTTTACGTGTAGAACCAAGTCTTGATGTAGCTGATGGCTTCTTGAATGATACGTCTGATTTGATATGTGATTCCACTGGTTCGTTAAAAGCTACTTCCAAGGACTCTCATCAGATAGAAAATGTTATGGGTTGTTTAGATCTACCCGTTCCTAATGGCTATATTTGTGATAAAACATCTACCTCAGATTTGTCCTCCTTGAACTCTCCTTTGGCAAGTCAAGAAACTTCCAATGAAATCATGAGAAGTAACCTCAATGACCATAAAGAAGTTTCTGTGGGTGCTCATATATTGTCCCTTGATTCAAAATCTCTCCAAGATGTAGCTCGGTTGCCCCCAAAATCCACCGAGGAACTGGAGTCTTGTTGA
- the LOC104109289 gene encoding uncharacterized protein isoform X3 yields the protein MEEGLKGSSMCSTMKHELDLNRDPFEQTEPALTLTDSVSKQDLDLNESITEVCENDDECDVPKCVIADVDSEKAEGIVGEVGEEDPLMQVKLPEKNRVDIVVGRRRGRKKKVKDSTEDKTSCQVELENKGSSLMSGALRPSEERKCEEGTAVENGEVIKINVVCDGNGEPHGEVDASKGRGRRGRKKKEVKDSRRDDVSHDGDFLERGLICNGLVSLKGESGVSSPGRQIEQGVHDFVGVESGKITKISENSVDDISQVQVDKSNDKSEKRPGKRGRGRKRTEAEASECHDNDVTAGEQVDASSDGSKIKVRKRGRGRKRKDAEDVERPANDHVKRQKVNTVLSMGQFKRVLRSGTVAVIDGKKHVFGVKDAGVSSSKTENNIDPSDKKILKARNDGNARLIERGKQKPKGRRGRPPKMQGTSLTSSQKDKLRGPKRSMNDEKADGLVKGSKHLKVNQTNDVEEALGYEEGTEQANAEVNNEGPGNDGNKRLGSDPYHDKQSKSKGSKAEVKEFGVREQKQAVREQIIDMLMKSGWTVEYRPRLTKDYKDAIWYDPEGRQHWSVTLAYKRLKERVEAGAADDKTRSAFTPIPEDVFSTLFRGRKEKENKGKKKQTDVGCKASKKMTKKKQSAKGNLSVRTKTGNSLSVAVRRKKLGANTEDGKRRKPCALLARSSKGGGVDSDGDEFILYDGKRTLLAWMIDLGVIQSNAQVHYIYGGREKVKQEGKITGDGICCGCCGETLKLADFESHAGSELGLPFQNVFLQSGQSLLQCLVDSWNKQNEIDRIGFHSVSIVGDDPNDDTCNICGDGGDLICCDSCPSTFHQSCLDIQKLPSGDWRCVYCSCKFCGTFVRKSSENDVQDDMLVSELLTCHLCEGKFHLPCVPGDDALDIDSKDLTFCGKGCQKIFEGLQMLLGVRHDMDEGFCWTLLRNRDFGRDINLSDDPVEIECNCKLAVAFSIMDECFVPIVDQRSKINIIQSVVYSCGSNFRRMNYHGFYTVILEKGDELISAASIRIHGNQVVEMPFIGTRYMYRRQGMCRRLLTAIETALCSLDVEKLVIPAIPELIETWTKVFGFTPLEKSERQEMKYMSMMVFPGTDMLQKPLLKDQFSEGQVTSTGSNADAFSEVKLNQDDKGAILRVEPSLDVADGFLNDTSDLICDSTDLSSLNSPLASQETSNEIMRSNLNDHKEVSVGAHILSLDSKSLQDVARLPPKSTEELESC from the exons GTTTCTAAGCAAGATCTTGATTTAAATGAGTCTATCACAGAAGTTTGTGAAAATGATGATGAGTGTGATGTCCCTAAATGTGTCATTGCTGATGTTGACTCTGAGAAGGCTGAGGGAATTGTTGGTGAAGTCGGGGAGGAAGACCCGCTTATGCAAGTGAAGCTTCCGGAGAAGAATCGAGTGGACATTGTTGTTGGGAGGCGGCGAGGGAGAAAAAAGAAGGTGAAGGATTCAACGGAGGATAAAACTTCCTGTCAGGTAGAGCTTGAAAATAAGGGTTCATCTTTGATGTCGGGCGCGTTGAGGCCTTCGGAAGAAAGAAAATGTGAGGAGGGAACTGCTGTTGAAAATGGCGAAGTAATTAAAATTAATGTAGTTTGTGATGGTAATGGTGAGCCGCATGGCGAGGTTGATGCCAGTAAGGGCAGAGGGCGGAGGGGGAGGAAAAAGAAGGAGGTTAAGGATTCAAGAAGGGATGATGTTTCTCATGATGGTGATTTCCTTGAAAGAGGACTGATTTGTAATGGCTTGGTATCTCTTAAGGGAGAGTCAGGTGTTTCTTCACCTGGAAGGCAAATTGAGCAGGGAGTTCATGATTTTGTGGGTGTTGAAAGTGGAAAAATAACAAAGATTTCGGAGAATAGCGTTGATGACATTAGCCAAGTGCAAGTTGATAAAAGCAATGATAAAAGCGAGAAGAGGCCTGGCAAGAGAGGCAGAGGAAGGAAAAGAACTGAAGCTGAGGCTTCTGAATGTCACGATAACGATGTCACTGCCGGTGAACAAGTTGATGCCAGTAGTGATGGATCCAAGATTAAGGTACGCAAGAGAGGTAGAGGGAGGAAAAGAAAGGATGCGGAGGATGTTGAGCGTCCTGCTAATGATCATGTCAAAAGACAGAAGGTGAACACAGTGCTTTCTATGGGTCAGTTTAAAAGGGTCTTGAGGTCAGGTACGGTCGCAGTTATTGATGGTAAGAAGCATGTTTTTGGAGTAAAGGATGCAGGTGTGTCCAGTTCAAAAACAGAGAACAACATTGATCCGTCTGACAAGAAAATACTCAAGGCAAGGAATGATGGTAATGCAAGACTGATAGAGAGGGGAAAGCAAAAGCCGAAGGGCCGTCGTGGAAGACCTCCAAAGATGCAAGGGACCAGTCTGACCAGTAGCCAAAAAGACAAATTGAGGGGTCCCAAGAGAAGCATGAACGATGAAAAGGCCGATGGTCTTGTTAAGGGCTCAAAGCATCTCAAGGTGAATCAGACAAATGACGTCGAAGAGGCTCTTGGGTATGAGGAAGGCACTGAACAAGCAAATGCTGAAGTTAATAACGAGGGTCCTGGAAATGATGGAAACAAAAGGCTCGGCAGTGATCCATATCATGATAAGCAGAGTAAATCGAAAGGAAGCAAGGCTGAGGTGAAGGAATTTGGTGTTAGGGAACAAAAGCAGGCAGTTAGAGAGCAGATAATCGATATGCTTATGAAGTCAGGTTGGACTGTTGAGTACAGGCCCAGGTTAACGAAAGATTATAAGGACGCAATCTGGTATGATCCGGAAGGAAGGCAACATTGGTCAGTCACTTTGGCATACAAGAGGCTCAAAGAGAGAGTTGAAGCTGGAGCTGCTGATGATAAGACCAGGTCTGCATTTACTCCTATACCGGAGGATGTATTCAGCACACTATTCAGAGGTAGGAAAGAAAAAGAGAACAAGGGAAAGAAGAAGCAAACGGATGTTGGATGTAAAGCAAGCAAGAAAATGACCAAAAAGAAGCAATCTGCCAAAGGCAACTTAAGTGTTAGAACTAAAACAGGAAACAGCTTAAGTGTGGCAGTAAGGAGGAAAAAGTTGGGAGCAAATACAGAAGATGGAAAACGCAGAAAGCCCTGTGCTCTATTGGCACGGAGCTCCAAGGGAGGAGGGGTCGATTCAGATGGTGATGAGTTTATACTGTATGATGGGAAGCGAACTCTTTTAGCGTGGATGATTGATTTAGGGGTTATTCAATCTAATGCGCAGGTGCACTACATTTATGGTGGAAGGGAAAAAGTGAAGCAAGAAGGAAAGATCACAGGAGATGGAATTTGTTGTGGCTGTTGTGGTGAGACACTTAAGCTTGCTGATTTTGAATCCCATGCTGGAAGCGAGCTGGGTCTGCCATTTCAGAATGTGTTTCTGCAGTCAGGACAGTCTCTTTTGCAATGTCTGGTGGACTCATGGAATAAACAGAATGAAATTGACCGTATTGGTTTTCATTCTGTGAGTATTGTTGGTGATGACCCAAACGATGATACATGCAACATTTGTGGTGATGGGGGTGACTTGATATGTTGTGATAGTTGCCCCTCAACTTTCCACCAAAGCTGCTTAGATATTCAA AAGTTGCCTTCTGGAGATTGGCGATGTGTTTATTGTTCATGCAAATTCTGTGGGACATTTGTCAGAAAATCCTCAGAGAATGATGTTCAGGACGACATGCTGGTCTCTGAGTTGTTGACATGCCATTTGTGTGAGGGAAAAT TCCATTTGCCTTGTGTCCCTGGTGATGATGCTCTGGATATTGATTCTAAAGATCTAACATTTTGCGGAAAGGGATGCCAGAAG ATTTTTGAGGGCCTGCAGATGCTTCTTGGTGTAAGGCATGACATGGATGAAGGATTTTGTTGGACACTTCTTCGAAATCGTGATTTTGGCAGGGATATAAATTTGAGTGATGATCCAGTTGAAATTGAGTGCAATTGCAAATTAGCTGTTGCTTTCTCCATTATGGATGAGTGTTTTGTGCCCATTGTTGACCAGCGAAGTAAAATCAATATAATTCAGAGCGTTGTTTATAGCTGTGG GTCAAACTTTAGGCGAATGAACTACCATGGGTTCTATACTGTTATTCTGGAGAAGGGTGATGAACTTATCTCTGCTGCATCCATAAG GATTCATGGGAACCAGGTTGTTGAGATGCCATTTATTGGAACAAGATATATGTATCGTCGTCAAGGAATGTGCCGTCGGCTTCTCACTGCAATTGAAACG GCTCTTTGTTCTCTTGATGTTGAGAAGCTGGTTATACCTGCTATACCAGAACTTATTGAGACATGGACAAAGGTTTTTGGTTTTACACCCCTTGAAAAATCAGAGAGACAGGAGATGAAGTATATGAGTATGATGGTGTTCCCTGGTACGGATATGTTACAGAAGCCTCTATTGAAGGATCAGTTTAGTGAAGGCCAAGTTACTTCAACAG GGTCCAATGCTGATGCTTTCTCTGAAGTCAAACTCAACCAGGATGATAAAGGTGCTATTTTACGTGTAGAACCAAGTCTTGATGTAGCTGATGGCTTCTTGAATGATACGTCTGATTTGATATGTGATTCCACTG ATTTGTCCTCCTTGAACTCTCCTTTGGCAAGTCAAGAAACTTCCAATGAAATCATGAGAAGTAACCTCAATGACCATAAAGAAGTTTCTGTGGGTGCTCATATATTGTCCCTTGATTCAAAATCTCTCCAAGATGTAGCTCGGTTGCCCCCAAAATCCACCGAGGAACTGGAGTCTTGTTGA
- the LOC104109289 gene encoding uncharacterized protein isoform X1, with protein sequence MEEGLKGSSMCSTMKHELDLNRDPFEQTEPALTLTDSVSKQDLDLNESITEVCENDDECDVPKCVIADVDSEKAEGIVGEVGEEDPLMQVKLPEKNRVDIVVGRRRGRKKKVKDSTEDKTSCQVELENKGSSLMSGALRPSEERKCEEGTAVENGEVIKINVVCDGNGEPHGEVDASKGRGRRGRKKKEVKDSRRDDVSHDGDFLERGLICNGLVSLKGESGVSSPGRQIEQGVHDFVGVESGKITKISENSVDDISQVQVDKSNDKSEKRPGKRGRGRKRTEAEASECHDNDVTAGEQVDASSDGSKIKVRKRGRGRKRKDAEDVERPANDHVKRQKVNTVLSMGQFKRVLRSGTVAVIDGKKHVFGVKDAGVSSSKTENNIDPSDKKILKARNDGNARLIERGKQKPKGRRGRPPKMQGTSLTSSQKDKLRGPKRSMNDEKADGLVKGSKHLKVNQTNDVEEALGYEEGTEQANAEVNNEGPGNDGNKRLGSDPYHDKQSKSKGSKAEVKEFGVREQKQAVREQIIDMLMKSGWTVEYRPRLTKDYKDAIWYDPEGRQHWSVTLAYKRLKERVEAGAADDKTRSAFTPIPEDVFSTLFRGRKEKENKGKKKQTDVGCKASKKMTKKKQSAKGNLSVRTKTGNSLSVAVRRKKLGANTEDGKRRKPCALLARSSKGGGVDSDGDEFILYDGKRTLLAWMIDLGVIQSNAQVHYIYGGREKVKQEGKITGDGICCGCCGETLKLADFESHAGSELGLPFQNVFLQSGQSLLQCLVDSWNKQNEIDRIGFHSVSIVGDDPNDDTCNICGDGGDLICCDSCPSTFHQSCLDIQKLPSGDWRCVYCSCKFCGTFVRKSSENDVQDDMLVSELLTCHLCEGKFHLPCVPGDDALDIDSKDLTFCGKGCQKIFEGLQMLLGVRHDMDEGFCWTLLRNRDFGRDINLSDDPVEIECNCKLAVAFSIMDECFVPIVDQRSKINIIQSVVYSCGSNFRRMNYHGFYTVILEKGDELISAASIRIHGNQVVEMPFIGTRYMYRRQGMCRRLLTAIETALCSLDVEKLVIPAIPELIETWTKVFGFTPLEKSERQEMKYMSMMVFPGTDMLQKPLLKDQFSEGQVTSTGSNADAFSEVKLNQDDKGAILRVEPSLDVADGFLNDTSDLICDSTGSLKATSKDSHQIENVMGCLDLPVPNGYICDKTSTSDLSSLNSPLASQETSNEIMRSNLNDHKEVSVGAHILSLDSKSLQDVARLPPKSTEELESC encoded by the exons GTTTCTAAGCAAGATCTTGATTTAAATGAGTCTATCACAGAAGTTTGTGAAAATGATGATGAGTGTGATGTCCCTAAATGTGTCATTGCTGATGTTGACTCTGAGAAGGCTGAGGGAATTGTTGGTGAAGTCGGGGAGGAAGACCCGCTTATGCAAGTGAAGCTTCCGGAGAAGAATCGAGTGGACATTGTTGTTGGGAGGCGGCGAGGGAGAAAAAAGAAGGTGAAGGATTCAACGGAGGATAAAACTTCCTGTCAGGTAGAGCTTGAAAATAAGGGTTCATCTTTGATGTCGGGCGCGTTGAGGCCTTCGGAAGAAAGAAAATGTGAGGAGGGAACTGCTGTTGAAAATGGCGAAGTAATTAAAATTAATGTAGTTTGTGATGGTAATGGTGAGCCGCATGGCGAGGTTGATGCCAGTAAGGGCAGAGGGCGGAGGGGGAGGAAAAAGAAGGAGGTTAAGGATTCAAGAAGGGATGATGTTTCTCATGATGGTGATTTCCTTGAAAGAGGACTGATTTGTAATGGCTTGGTATCTCTTAAGGGAGAGTCAGGTGTTTCTTCACCTGGAAGGCAAATTGAGCAGGGAGTTCATGATTTTGTGGGTGTTGAAAGTGGAAAAATAACAAAGATTTCGGAGAATAGCGTTGATGACATTAGCCAAGTGCAAGTTGATAAAAGCAATGATAAAAGCGAGAAGAGGCCTGGCAAGAGAGGCAGAGGAAGGAAAAGAACTGAAGCTGAGGCTTCTGAATGTCACGATAACGATGTCACTGCCGGTGAACAAGTTGATGCCAGTAGTGATGGATCCAAGATTAAGGTACGCAAGAGAGGTAGAGGGAGGAAAAGAAAGGATGCGGAGGATGTTGAGCGTCCTGCTAATGATCATGTCAAAAGACAGAAGGTGAACACAGTGCTTTCTATGGGTCAGTTTAAAAGGGTCTTGAGGTCAGGTACGGTCGCAGTTATTGATGGTAAGAAGCATGTTTTTGGAGTAAAGGATGCAGGTGTGTCCAGTTCAAAAACAGAGAACAACATTGATCCGTCTGACAAGAAAATACTCAAGGCAAGGAATGATGGTAATGCAAGACTGATAGAGAGGGGAAAGCAAAAGCCGAAGGGCCGTCGTGGAAGACCTCCAAAGATGCAAGGGACCAGTCTGACCAGTAGCCAAAAAGACAAATTGAGGGGTCCCAAGAGAAGCATGAACGATGAAAAGGCCGATGGTCTTGTTAAGGGCTCAAAGCATCTCAAGGTGAATCAGACAAATGACGTCGAAGAGGCTCTTGGGTATGAGGAAGGCACTGAACAAGCAAATGCTGAAGTTAATAACGAGGGTCCTGGAAATGATGGAAACAAAAGGCTCGGCAGTGATCCATATCATGATAAGCAGAGTAAATCGAAAGGAAGCAAGGCTGAGGTGAAGGAATTTGGTGTTAGGGAACAAAAGCAGGCAGTTAGAGAGCAGATAATCGATATGCTTATGAAGTCAGGTTGGACTGTTGAGTACAGGCCCAGGTTAACGAAAGATTATAAGGACGCAATCTGGTATGATCCGGAAGGAAGGCAACATTGGTCAGTCACTTTGGCATACAAGAGGCTCAAAGAGAGAGTTGAAGCTGGAGCTGCTGATGATAAGACCAGGTCTGCATTTACTCCTATACCGGAGGATGTATTCAGCACACTATTCAGAGGTAGGAAAGAAAAAGAGAACAAGGGAAAGAAGAAGCAAACGGATGTTGGATGTAAAGCAAGCAAGAAAATGACCAAAAAGAAGCAATCTGCCAAAGGCAACTTAAGTGTTAGAACTAAAACAGGAAACAGCTTAAGTGTGGCAGTAAGGAGGAAAAAGTTGGGAGCAAATACAGAAGATGGAAAACGCAGAAAGCCCTGTGCTCTATTGGCACGGAGCTCCAAGGGAGGAGGGGTCGATTCAGATGGTGATGAGTTTATACTGTATGATGGGAAGCGAACTCTTTTAGCGTGGATGATTGATTTAGGGGTTATTCAATCTAATGCGCAGGTGCACTACATTTATGGTGGAAGGGAAAAAGTGAAGCAAGAAGGAAAGATCACAGGAGATGGAATTTGTTGTGGCTGTTGTGGTGAGACACTTAAGCTTGCTGATTTTGAATCCCATGCTGGAAGCGAGCTGGGTCTGCCATTTCAGAATGTGTTTCTGCAGTCAGGACAGTCTCTTTTGCAATGTCTGGTGGACTCATGGAATAAACAGAATGAAATTGACCGTATTGGTTTTCATTCTGTGAGTATTGTTGGTGATGACCCAAACGATGATACATGCAACATTTGTGGTGATGGGGGTGACTTGATATGTTGTGATAGTTGCCCCTCAACTTTCCACCAAAGCTGCTTAGATATTCAA AAGTTGCCTTCTGGAGATTGGCGATGTGTTTATTGTTCATGCAAATTCTGTGGGACATTTGTCAGAAAATCCTCAGAGAATGATGTTCAGGACGACATGCTGGTCTCTGAGTTGTTGACATGCCATTTGTGTGAGGGAAAAT TCCATTTGCCTTGTGTCCCTGGTGATGATGCTCTGGATATTGATTCTAAAGATCTAACATTTTGCGGAAAGGGATGCCAGAAG ATTTTTGAGGGCCTGCAGATGCTTCTTGGTGTAAGGCATGACATGGATGAAGGATTTTGTTGGACACTTCTTCGAAATCGTGATTTTGGCAGGGATATAAATTTGAGTGATGATCCAGTTGAAATTGAGTGCAATTGCAAATTAGCTGTTGCTTTCTCCATTATGGATGAGTGTTTTGTGCCCATTGTTGACCAGCGAAGTAAAATCAATATAATTCAGAGCGTTGTTTATAGCTGTGG GTCAAACTTTAGGCGAATGAACTACCATGGGTTCTATACTGTTATTCTGGAGAAGGGTGATGAACTTATCTCTGCTGCATCCATAAG GATTCATGGGAACCAGGTTGTTGAGATGCCATTTATTGGAACAAGATATATGTATCGTCGTCAAGGAATGTGCCGTCGGCTTCTCACTGCAATTGAAACG GCTCTTTGTTCTCTTGATGTTGAGAAGCTGGTTATACCTGCTATACCAGAACTTATTGAGACATGGACAAAGGTTTTTGGTTTTACACCCCTTGAAAAATCAGAGAGACAGGAGATGAAGTATATGAGTATGATGGTGTTCCCTGGTACGGATATGTTACAGAAGCCTCTATTGAAGGATCAGTTTAGTGAAGGCCAAGTTACTTCAACAG GGTCCAATGCTGATGCTTTCTCTGAAGTCAAACTCAACCAGGATGATAAAGGTGCTATTTTACGTGTAGAACCAAGTCTTGATGTAGCTGATGGCTTCTTGAATGATACGTCTGATTTGATATGTGATTCCACTGGTTCGTTAAAAGCTACTTCCAAGGACTCTCATCAGATAGAAAATGTTATGGGTTGTTTAGATCTACCCGTTCCTAATGGCTATATTTGTGATAAAACATCTACCTCAGATTTGTCCTCCTTGAACTCTCCTTTGGCAAGTCAAGAAACTTCCAATGAAATCATGAGAAGTAACCTCAATGACCATAAAGAAGTTTCTGTGGGTGCTCATATATTGTCCCTTGATTCAAAATCTCTCCAAGATGTAGCTCGGTTGCCCCCAAAATCCACCGAGGAACTGGAGTCTTGTTGA